From the genome of Tripterygium wilfordii isolate XIE 37 chromosome 6, ASM1340144v1, whole genome shotgun sequence:
GTGACTAACTTTGCAAAGCTTTCTATGATTTTTTGATCCAACATTCAGCACCTCCTCATCCTTTTGGacattgataaatatttttaaaaagaagttacttttcaatttcatttcacTATATTACCGTTCgtcattgatgagcttttataTGGGCCAACTGTGTTTTGCATTTTGAATCCCAACAGATGCTTTGTTTATCACTCATGCTTGATGACCGATGATTCAGTTACTTTTGGTATTTGCAATATGCAAGCACTCTATTTTATCCTTCCCCTTCCTCTTTGCACTtgacttttattattatttttttcaaaattaaagtaaAAAGTTGGCATGTTTTTCAGGAGTTGTTGGCCATTCAGCAGCAAGGGCCACGAAATATTGGCTTTTTTGGTACTAGGAACATGGGTTTCATGCATCAAGAACTTATCGAGATTCTTAGTTATGCTTTGGTTATAACAGTAAGATTCTCTTACTTCAATTCCATCAGGTTTAAGTGGGTACCTGTAGAGTATATAAGATTTTTAGCCAAACAACAGGTCTCGCCATGTGAGATATTACTGAAACACTTTACTTTCACTTGCAGAAAAATCACATCTATACATCAGGCGCATCTGGTACTAATGCAGCTGTTATTAGAGGTGCTTTAAGAGCAGAGAAACCAGAGCTTCTTACGGTAATCTTGCCACAGAGTTTGAAGAAGCAACCACCCGAGAGTCAGGAATTATTGACAAAAGTAGGAATTTAATTTCTGACTCATTCATGATCCATCTTTTGCATACTTGTTGACTTCATGTCACAAGCTTAATATGTCATCCACGTAAGATATAACGACAATGATTTTACCACTATATGGTCTCCTTAGGGAGTTACATCGTTGCAAAATTTGAGTCCTTTTGACTTCAATAAGGGGGAAATCAAATTGGGGCTGTCTGGcagattttctctcttttgaatGATCGTTTTTCAAAATCAGACAAACACAGGGCATCTAGAGTATATTGCAGTGCATCAGGAATCATGTCAAGATGGGTCTGCCCACTTTGTTTAGGATGATCGGATGAAATAATTTGTAGCAGTGTTGCTTAAAtgagcttaattttttttcttccaatctCTAATGTGCTCGCATTGGGGAACTCATGTAACTggtatttttaaaacttgttttGGGATCCCATTAATGACCATCATTTTCTGATGAATACACTCTTATATGATGCCACTTGCTATAGAAGTTTGCAGTGAGTCAAATTGTCTCATTTGCAGTTGGATGCTTTAAATGTGACATTTGTATGGTAGGATTAGTTTTAAGCATTTTTTAATGAATCAGAATTAttcatccattgaaaactcaatACTGTGGGCAAGTGATCCTGATACCTCGTATGGATGATCAAGGTGCCATGCAACGATAATTCAGTTACTGGAGTTTGCATTTATTTTGGCCTTGAGGTTATGCTTGATTTCatgttaattaatttcttgCATTGGGATATGCAATGGTAATTAGTTTTTTGTTTGGCAATTTTCAGGTGAAGAATGTGATCGAGAAGCCTCATAATGATCATCTCACTCTGATTGAAGCCAGCAGGTTTGTCCACCTTCATTTCTTCTTTTGCTATGCTTTTAGTCTTTTGAAAACCCACATTAATCTGTGATTCCAACTTCATTGTATGTAATGGAGGTTAATTTGAGGTCAACTTTGTTTATGGAGAGCTGATGTTGGATAGTAAACTGCCATAAGAGTTGCTAGTTGAAGCAATAAAGCCCAAGTTTTAGTGTTTTCTGTTCTTTCATTGTAGGTGGTAGCTCAGGTACTTATATTAAATTAGTAGAGCATTCTAATTGTCCCTTTATGCAATACCCTTTTCCATTCCATTCTTAGTACCACTCTGATCAGAATTAACCAAGGGTAACATTTGTAATGGAAATTGCGGATTAGATGAAAAACTAAGTTATGTGTTTCCTTATCAATCTTGCAGATGACCTTTATATTTTCCCCCATTTACTGGAGTAGTTGATATCAGGATGGGCATTCTTGAAATTTGGGCAATGAAGTGCCTGCTCATGCTATCTTATTGGTAACATGTGAGAATTATGACATCAAGGATTCACTATGTGGTATTTGTTAGGAAGTCAGACTTGAGGTCTATTAGTTTAGTAAATGAGCCAGATCTGAGATTGTTTTTAGAGCTCATATAGTAAACCGAGCATTGTAAATTGTAAGTCTGGACTTGCAGACTCAAGaaccttcatatatatatatatatatagggatgcATTGAACTCAAGCTTTTAGTCAAGTAAaattgaaacttaaactagggaTTAGTAAATGACTGAAGTCTGTGCTTATGTGTGCTCGGTCTAGAGAAGAAGGGTTTCAGCATTGAGTGCAATTATTGCTTGAGAATTGGAGAAAGGAGGCAGAAGAAAAACCGTTACACGAAGTGCTCTGTCTTATCTGGTTATCACTTATCAGGAAATCATCTGATATAATCTGATTTTGCGATTGCAGGTTGTGCAATATGGATATCATTTCACATGTCCAGCAGGTTATTTGTTTTGCCTTTCACGACAGCCACTTGCTGATGGAAACATGTCAAGAGGCGAAAAATCTCCGGAAGATCGTGACATTATTTTACCTGGACTGAACATAGTTGTTGATTTGCCATATACATTGTTTTGGGAAGATAAAAAGAGGGGAGGAGATTAGAGAGGGAGGTAGACATAttttttggtgaatttttttCCCTGTAAATTAGAAGATGAAGTAAGATTGCTTTGCTCCTCTGTTCTGTATATTGTTTGTTACCACATTGATAAAAAGGAGCCAATTTGCTCCTACTTCATTGGAgatattttttttgggatatgAAATTCAGGTATAATGTCATATTGGGATGTTGCTAGCTAGGTTCTGCACTTTCCTATCTGCATCTGTCTGTATGCTGTTACCGTCCGGATGGGCCCAGGAGTCGTCCGGACAATTTGGACCATTTCTTAACAGAGGTACTTTTTGTCTGAACATGCCCAGGTGTTGTCCGGACAGATTCAGTTACCCAGGAGATTTGGAAGGAGCAACTGTCCGGACAAACATTTAAGAGTGAGTGAGAGCTCAAGAGCTTGATATATTGCAGGatatttggtttgtttttttccttatttgtaATCAGTAAAGTAGATGCCATAATATATTGCAGGAGtgtgtttattttgtttttcttttccaagtAAAGAAATACCATTACTTGcaattcaataataataataaagtaaaCTGAACGGACGGTTATTTTGAACCTAATCGATTCGGTAATTCAGTTTTAAAAGAAAACCGAAAAATTAATAGGCCTGACATGACCGTTTACAAACAAATTGGGCCGAATGGGCCCTATTCAATTCAATGGGTAAATTAATAGGCCTGACATAACAGGTTACAAAGGAATTGGGCCGAATGGGCCCTATTCAATTCAATGGGTTCATCTGCCGTTTCCAAACCCTCCAGATTCGTGTCCACCGAAATATTCGTCttcctcattctctctctccctctcaggGCATCGGCAACGTCCTTCCCTCTCTCTTAACTGATCAATGGCGGCGAGAGGTGGTGCGTTGCTTAAATACCTCAGAATGCACGTAACCGCCGTGCCCCAAAGCCCTTCCCCTAACCCTTGTAACGGGAGCAACCTTTTCTCGCTCTCTTTCAGTGCGATACGCCGCCGCTTCTCCGAGGAGGTCAAGGGCTCTTTCCTTGACAAATCTGAGGTCGCAGATCGAGTCGTCACCGTCGTCAAGAACTTCCAGAAAGTTGAACCCTCCAAGGTCATAGCTTTATTATTAtagcttttattatttttctttaccTATATACCGTGCTTCGTCACATCACAGGGAATGAAAGTTGGTGTAGACGTGTAGTGAATTTGATTGTTTTATATCTTTTGCACATATGGGATTATACGCCCCCGGCTCTCTTTTTgtttattggaaaaaaaaaatgaagaaataaatgtGCAATCTTTTTATTTCGATTTCTGAGGAGATGAAAGTTTTTCAGAGTTTAGTAGCAGTTGATCCTTCCGAGCCCCGAGGTGGGGTTTTGGGCTTCAGATGATTATTTGGTATGCCATCTGCTTGAGAACATTTTAGGAAGTGAGCTTGTAGGAAGCTTCCGATTATGTATTCCATAGTTTCATTATGAATGGTTTGGTTTACAGAAATTTTCTTGCCTTCTCATGGATTTGTTCCTTTATTGGATTTGGATATTAAAGTGGTTCCATTAGGTTTTATCATTTTCTGAAAAACATCTTTTAGGTACTGTAGAGTGTCTCCTTGAAATTAATTATGATGCTTGGCAGACTTTTGATTGTGATGCTGTTCTAATGGACTTCACATGGAGAGATCTCAATACATTTGATGTTGGTGCTTTGAGTTTTTGGTCTTAGAAAGAAACAAGGTTTATTATGGATTCATAATTTAAACTTCGAAGTTTCTTATTGATGTCAGAAAATCATAGGagatgaagttttggaattcCATAGGTGAAAAAAAGGTACAGAATGGATGTCGAGAACTGTGTTATCCGATCTTGTGGTGTTGTCGAGTTGAGCCTGGAATTCAGAATCTCTGATTTGCAATTTGCATGGAGGATGGCTCTTCTTTGTTAATAGTATTATTTGTGGGTGGAGACTCGGGAGGAACTCTAGGGCTAACAATGACTTGAGGTGGTTAGAGAAGGTTTCAGAAAATGGAAGGAACTGAGGAGTGAGGACATCTTGATTGAAtatttacttgtttttattGTATGAAGGATAATGATGTTCTTTGTGCATCTCCTTATTCTTCTAATAAATGTTTTTTTCCATTCcaataaaataatgataaaaaacaCACTGTTATTAACGAATGATATAACATTATACTAACACTGGGAAGCTTAGTTTCTTGGTGGATGTTTTGATGATGGATCCTTGAAAACCTTTTGATATACTTAGTTGATTGGCTCTGATTACTTGGGCCTTTGTTGAGTTTATATTGATGTTCTTC
Proteins encoded in this window:
- the LOC120000156 gene encoding uncharacterized protein LOC120000156 isoform X1, producing MSTALPLRLLLPLIATPFSSSCDFRLKSPLTPNPNINLHSSQSHPTRHARKRTPSVLKPTWLCGMRRDQDTGPWKSEEKDVVRLFGSDEDVGIKIPTQAQSVVEGSGALMVSEFKPAPDVDYLQELLAIQQQGPRNIGFFGTRNMGFMHQELIEILSYALVITKNHIYTSGASGTNAAVIRGALRAEKPELLTVILPQSLKKQPPESQELLTKVKNVIEKPHNDHLTLIEASRLCNMDIISHVQQVICFAFHDSHLLMETCQEAKNLRKIVTLFYLD
- the LOC120000156 gene encoding uncharacterized protein LOC120000156 isoform X2, with the protein product MRRDQDTGPWKSEEKDVVRLFGSDEDVGIKIPTQAQSVVEGSGALMVSEFKPAPDVDYLQELLAIQQQGPRNIGFFGTRNMGFMHQELIEILSYALVITKNHIYTSGASGTNAAVIRGALRAEKPELLTVILPQSLKKQPPESQELLTKVKNVIEKPHNDHLTLIEASRLCNMDIISHVQQVICFAFHDSHLLMETCQEAKNLRKIVTLFYLD
- the LOC120000132 gene encoding acyl carrier protein 2, mitochondrial-like, with protein sequence MAARGGALLKYLRMHVTAVPQSPSPNPCNGSNLFSLSFSAIRRRFSEEVKGSFLDKSEVADRVVTVVKNFQKVEPSKVTLNAHFQNDLGLDSLDTVEIVMALEEEFGFEIPDNEADKINSINLAVDFIASHPQAK